The Edaphobacter flagellatus sequence CGAAGCTGCGCGGATGTGCGGGATACCATGCAGGTCACGCTGGACAGTGACGGGAGCGGAGAGCCCTGCGATGGGCAGCGAACCATCGATCTGCGGAAGCGCTGCGGTGAGGGTGTGCTGCGTCCAGCGACGTGCCGCGACAAAAGCGGTGAGAAGCAGGATGATGAGGATGCAGATGGCGATGGTTGCCGCTTTCAGGAAACGTCCTGACTGGCGTGGACGATTCTTTAGATCGCGTGGGCGGCGCGTGACGAGAGTCGGTTCTGGAGTTGGCTGTTGGAGGCTCATCGCGTTAAACAAAGTCTAAATGTTTGACGGACGAAGAATGATGAGCGCTGTATGACGGTGGCACGGAGCGCAGGAGTTTTGGTTTACTGAAGGCAGAAGGATCGGAGGGCAATTTGGAGTCGGTCGCAAATCTCCATGCAATGGAGAGGATGGTGCTTCTGCTGCTGGTGATGGTCGCGGCATTTGCCGTGATGGCTCACCGATTGAAGGTGCCGTATCCAATTGTGCTGGTGCTGGCTGGGCTGGTGCTCAGCTTTGTGCCGCACATGCCGAAGATCCCGCTTGATCCGAATCTTGTCTTTGTCATCTTTCTGCCTCCATTGCTGTACTCGGCGGCGTGGTCGGTCTCGTGGAGGGACTTCAGGCGCAACCTGCTGATTATTTCGCTGCTGGCTGTGGGCCTGGTGGGCTTCACGGTGTGGGGCGTGGCGGAGTTTTCTGACCGGTTTATTACGGCACTCGATTGGAAGGCAGGATTTCTGCTGGGAGCTGTGCTAGCTACGACGGATGCGATTGCGGCAACGTCGGTGGCGAAGTCGCTGGGGCTGCCACGGAGGATTGTCGACATCCTTGAAGGAGAGAGCCTGCTGAACGATGCGACAGGCCTGTTGGCGCTTGAGTTCGGGCTGCGCCTGCTGGAGCGTGGCGATCTGCCGACAGTGGGTGCGGGGCTGGCGCGTCTGGCGTATCTGATTGTTGGTGGTCTGGGGATTGGTCTGCTGATGGGCGTGCTGGTGGGCTGGTTCGAGCGCTTCGTCGACAATGGGCCTGTGGAGCTGGTGCTGAGCCTGATCGTTCCGTATGCAGCATATCTGGCAGCTGAAGAGGCGAAGGCGTCTGGCGTGCTTGCCGTGGTGGCATGCGGTCTGTATCTGAGTCGCGAGAGTGCTCGGTTCTTCTCGCCCGGCGTGCGCATACAGATATGGTCGGCGTGGGAAGCGATGACGTTTGTATTGAACGGGATTGTCTTCCTGTTGATTGGCCTGCAGATGCCGAATGTGCTGGCGGGCATCCACGGCGACTATCACATTACGACGTTGCTGGAGTACGGTGCGATCTTCAGCGTGACGCTGATTGCGCTGCGTATGATCTGGGTGGCTCCGGCGGTCCGGCTGACGAATTTTGCACGCCGTCTGAAGGGCGATCACGAACGTATCAGTAAGCGTGAGACGTTTGTGATTGGCTGGACGGGGATGCGCGGCGTCATTGCGCTGGCAGCGGCTGTCTCTGTGCCCGAGATGATTAATGGCGTCGAGTTTGGTGCGCGAAACCTGATTATCTTTCTGACGTTTTGCGTGATTCTGGTGACGCTGGTGCTGCAGGGACTGACTCTGCCTACGGTGATTCGCGCACTGGGGTTGGCGGGAAGCAATCAGGGGATGGAGCCTGAAGAGCGCGAGGCGCGAAGGTTGGCGCTGCGGGAAGCACTGACGTATCTGGAAGAAGAGCGCCGTGAGAAAGGCGAGACGTACGCGCACGCATACGACGACCTGATCGATCGTTATGAGCACAGGCTGGCCGAGATTACGGAAGACGGATCGGAGCAGGGCGCGTCGAAGGCGCAGGTGTATCAGGAGCTGCTACGTGCCGGACGTGGTGCACTGGAAGCTGAGCGAAGGACGATCATACGGCTTCGCGATGAAGGTGCGATCTCAGACGATGTGCTGCGCAGGATGGAACGCGTGCTCGATCTGGAGGAGACGAAGCACCTGGTCCACTAGGCTGCGGTGATGCCGGAATCGTGCGCAGGTTCGCGTGGCGGCAGAGGAATTCTTGTGGCATAGCTTTGTGGACCTGCGGGCTGTGTGTAATGGATGGTGGCCGCCAGCGCGACGAGGATGACGAGGCAGAAGATGCTGCCTTCAGGGCCAGTGGTTCCTCCGCTGAGCAGCGGTGAGCCTGCGGGGTGGGTTGCGAGAAGGCGGTGACCGAAGAGAGCACCGCTATCGGCGACTCCGTAAATAAAGGACTGGCCGTAGTCCCATGCGGTGTGCAGCCCGACCGCCCACCAGAGTGAGCCGGTGCGCCAGAGGCTGAAGCAGAAGACGAGCGAGGCGAATCCTGCCGTGAAGAGACCGAGTGGGCTTTCCCCGGGGTTGGAGCCGTGTATCGCGCCGAAGCCAAAGGAGACGAGGATGGCGGCGCTCCAGAAGCCAACGGTGCGAGGGTCGAGCCGCGGTGCGATGCGAGTGGCGATGCCGGCGAATCCGCGGGTGATGGTGTATTGCATGTAGCCGCGGAAGAAGTACTCCTCGAAGAGGCCGATAGCGAGAAAGCCGGGAATCCAGAGAAGCGCATAACGGGGAATATCAGAGCCGGCCAGAAGACGCTGATCGATGATGAGGAAGCCGGCTTTGTCGAGCAGGAGGACGAGCAGAGAGATGGCGATAAGCCCGATGACGGCTCCGGTGAGCGCGTTGGAGAGTTTTCGTGAGCCGCCGAGGCCATAGACAGCGATGGGGCGGCGCTCGATCTTCGACATGATCCAGGTGACGAGTGCGATGACGAGGAATGCGTTTCCTTCAGAAAGA is a genomic window containing:
- a CDS encoding Na+/H+ antiporter — translated: MESVANLHAMERMVLLLLVMVAAFAVMAHRLKVPYPIVLVLAGLVLSFVPHMPKIPLDPNLVFVIFLPPLLYSAAWSVSWRDFRRNLLIISLLAVGLVGFTVWGVAEFSDRFITALDWKAGFLLGAVLATTDAIAATSVAKSLGLPRRIVDILEGESLLNDATGLLALEFGLRLLERGDLPTVGAGLARLAYLIVGGLGIGLLMGVLVGWFERFVDNGPVELVLSLIVPYAAYLAAEEAKASGVLAVVACGLYLSRESARFFSPGVRIQIWSAWEAMTFVLNGIVFLLIGLQMPNVLAGIHGDYHITTLLEYGAIFSVTLIALRMIWVAPAVRLTNFARRLKGDHERISKRETFVIGWTGMRGVIALAAAVSVPEMINGVEFGARNLIIFLTFCVILVTLVLQGLTLPTVIRALGLAGSNQGMEPEEREARRLALREALTYLEEERREKGETYAHAYDDLIDRYEHRLAEITEDGSEQGASKAQVYQELLRAGRGALEAERRTIIRLRDEGAISDDVLRRMERVLDLEETKHLVH
- a CDS encoding CPBP family intramembrane glutamic endopeptidase, with product MQDNLHPDPALSIPRSTASTILFGSNGLRAGWGLLVATAIFFLIFYGTNAMLHATHLIPPHAMEHTPGPLPIFLSEGNAFLVIALVTWIMSKIERRPIAVYGLGGSRKLSNALTGAVIGLIAISLLVLLLDKAGFLIIDQRLLAGSDIPRYALLWIPGFLAIGLFEEYFFRGYMQYTITRGFAGIATRIAPRLDPRTVGFWSAAILVSFGFGAIHGSNPGESPLGLFTAGFASLVFCFSLWRTGSLWWAVGLHTAWDYGQSFIYGVADSGALFGHRLLATHPAGSPLLSGGTTGPEGSIFCLVILVALAATIHYTQPAGPQSYATRIPLPPREPAHDSGITAA